CACCTTAACGACGCGGGGAACTTCCATGACGCTGCGGTACTGGAATTCCTTCATCAATTTAGGGGCAATTTCTGTACTAAACAGTTCCTTCAGCCTGGCCATGGAATGAATCTCCCTTACTTATCTACAATTTCGTTGCATTTTTTGCAGAATCGCGCCTTGCTGCCGTCGTCGAGAAGACGTTTTCCGGTGCGGCTGGGCTTGGCACAGCCAGGGCACACCAGCATAACGTTTGCCGCCTGAATGGCCGCCTCTTTTTCGACGATACCACCCTCCCCCTGCCCGGCACGTGGGCGGGTATGGCGCTTAACAACGTTAAGGTTCTCAACAATCAACCGGCCCTTCTCGGGAAAAACCCGTTGGACCTTTCCGGTTTTGCCACGATCTTTGCCTGTTGTTATCATGACCATGTCGTTTTTTCTGACATGCATTTTATTTGTTGCCATGGCTATTGCTCTCCACTTTGTTCCTGGCGGGGATTAAAGGACTTCCGGTGCCAGGGAAACGATCTTCATAAACTGCCGGGCCCGCAGTTCGCGCGCCACCGGCCCGAAAATACGCGTCCCGACAGGTTCACCGGCTGCGTTCACAACGACCGCCGAATTATTATCGAAGCGAATGTATGATCCGTCCGGGCGCCCGACTTCCTTGGCGGTACGAACGATCACGGCGCGAACAACATCACCTTTTTTAACTTTAGAATTCGGAAGAGCTTCCTTAACCGAACAAATGATGATATCGCCGATTCCGGCATATTTTCTTTTGGAGCCACCAATAACTTTAATGCAGCACAGTTTCCGGGCACCGGAATTGTCTGCCACATCAAGCATGGTCTGCATCTGAATCATGGCTCTTATCTCCTAGACGTTCGTGGTCTTTACAAGGATTTGGCGTACCGCCCAGCACTTATCTCTGGAGAGAGGGCGAGACTCGACGATCAGCACTTTGTCGCCGATTTGGCAACTGTTCTGCTCGTCGTGGGCCTTACAGGTCACCTTGCGCTTGATATATTTTTGATAAACGGGATGTTTTACCACCTGGTCCACGCGCACCACGACAGTCTTGTCCATTTTGTCGCTGACCACAACCCCGATGCGGGTTTTTCTATTTCCACGCTGCTTTGTCATAACCTGTATCGCTCCCGTTTATCCCTGTTTCTGCGCCAGAACCGTCTTGACCCGAGCGATGTCCTTCTTAACCTGAGAGATCCTGGAAGATTTCTCCAGATGCCCGGTATGAAGCTGAAATCGCAGGTTGAACAATTCCTGGCTAAGTTCGGCGTTTTTCTTCTCAAGCTCTGCAATGCCGAGCCCTCTCAAATCGCTACCCTTCATTGCCGGCCACCTCCCTGGCGAGAAACTTGGTTTTCATCGGAAGCTTATGCGCGGCAAGTCGAAAGGCCTCGCGCGCGTCTTCCTCACGCACGCCCTGCATTTCATAAAGAATCAACCCAGGGCGCACAACCGCCACCCAGGTCTCCGGAGACCCTTTACCCTTACCCATGCGGGTCTCAGCGGGCTTTTTGGTCAGCGGTTTGTGGGGGAAAACCCGTATCCAGATCTTGCCGCCACGTTTGACATACCGGGTCATCGCACGACGAGCAGCTTCGATCTGGCGGGAGGTCAACCAACCACACTCAACCGCCTGTAAACCGAAGTCGCCGAAATTGAGATCGGTCCCCCGGTCGGCCGCCCCTTTCATGCGACCTTTTTGTTGCTTTCTATATTTAACCTTCTTGGGCATTAACATGACGGCTTACTCCTGAAAAACCGATTATGATTGCTGCGCTTGCGAGAGGACTTCGCCTTTGAAGATCAAAACCTTAACACCGATGATACCGTAAGTGGTTTTGGCTTCGGCAAATCCATAATCAATATTCGCGCGCAGGGTATGCAGAGGAACGCGCCCCTCACGGTACCATTCGGTGCGGCTCATTTCCGCCCCGCCCAAACGACCGGAGCAGTTGATCTTGATGCCCTGGGCACCGAATTTGAGTGCCTGGCTAACGCTCTTTTTCATGGCTCGCCGAAAGGCGACGCGTCTTTCAAGCTGCAAAGCGACATTTTCGGCGACAAGCTGGGCGTCAATTTCAGGCTTGCGAACTTCCTGAATGTTGATGAAGACTTCCTTGTCCGTCAGCTTTCCAAGCTCTTTCTTGAGCGCTTCAACCTCAGAGCCTTTTTTGCCGATGATAATTCCGGGGCGCGCGGCAAAAATATTGATCTTAGCTTTATTGGCTGCCCGCTCAATCTCAATCTTGGAAATGCCGGCGTGATACAAGCGTTTCTTCAAGTATCCGCGCAGTTTATGATCTTCATGAACGAGATCGGCATAATTATTTTCCGCGTACCAACGCGAATCCCAGGTGCGAATAACACCCAGACGGAAGCCTACGGGATGAACTTTCTGACCCAAGCTGTCACCTCCTCTTATCGTTTATTTCAGGCCGAGTACGACCGTGATATGGCTAGTAGGTTTGCGAATGCGACTTGCACGGCCCATGGCTCGTGGCAGGAATCGTTTTAACACCGGCCCCTGGTCGACAAAAATCTCTTTAACAAAGAGCCGATCAACATCAGATGCCCCCTTCTGCTCGGCATTGGCAACGGCCGACGCGACGACCCCGGAGACGATGCCGGCAGCTTTCTGCGGGCTGAATTTCAATACATTGAACGCATCCTGCACGTTGCGGCCACGTATCAGGTCGACGACAAGGCGCGCTTTTTGCGCGGACAGTCGTGCATATCTCAATTTAGCACTGGCTTCCATGGATCTTGGCTCCTATTAAAAATTCCTACTTCTTTTTACCTTTGCCCTTTTTGTCGGCGCCGTGCCCGAAATAAGTGCGGGTGGGGGCGAATTCACCCAGTTTATGACCGACCATGTTCTCGGTAATAAACACTGGGATGAATTTTTTGCCGTTATGCACAGCAAAGGTGTGACCGACAAATTCGGGAATAACCGTCGAGCGGCGGGACCAGGTTTTGATAACCGATTTGCGGGTGGTGCCGCCCTCGAGGTCAACCTTGCGCAGGAGACACTCCTGCACGTAAGGACCTTTTTTAATTGATCTTGCCACTTGCGACTCCTATCAGGAACAGATGCAGTTATTTGCGCTTGCGAACAATGAAGCGGTCGGTGCGCTTGTTCACGCGGGTTTTGTAGCCTTTAGTAGGAACGCCCCAAGGAGTAACCGGGTGACGCCCGCCGGAGCTCTTACCCTCGCCGCCGCCGTGCGGATGATCGACGGGATTCATTGCGACACCGCGAGTCTGCGGGCGCTTCCCGAGCCAACGGTTCCGGCCGGCCTTGCCGATCTTGACGTTTTCATGGTCCGTGTTGCCGACCTGGCCGATAGTGGCACAGCATTCCTGCAAAACCAGGCGGACTTCGCCAGAAGGAAGTCGCAACTGCGCATATTTGCCTTCCTTTGCGGCAAGCATGGCATAGGTACCGGCGCTGCGCGCGAGCTGCCCACCCTTGCCGACACGAAGCTCGACGTTGTGCACCCAGGTGCCGAGCGGGATCGCACGAATGCTCATGGCGTTCCCGGGCTTAATGTCCGCATTGTCGCTGGCAACCACCTGATCGCCGACATTGATCCCCAGAGGGGCAAGAATATAGCGCTTTTCACCGTCAGCATACTGAAGCAGGGCGATGCGCGAGGAACGGTTCGGATCGTACTCGATGGACGCAACCCGAGCCGGTATCTCCTTCTTGTCACGCCGAAAGTCGATGATCCGAAACCTGCGCTTATGACCACCGCCGGTGTGGCGCTTGGTAATACGACCATGGTTGTTTCGGCCGCCGCTTTTTTTAAGCGGCGCCACAAGCGACTTTTCAGGTGTCGTCTTGGTGATGTCCTCATACGAGGACGAACTCATGTGACGCCGGCCCGGCGAGGTCGGCTTGAATTTCTTGATTGCCATTATTGCGACTCCATGAATTGAGCTAAAACCAGATTAAACGCCGAAAAAGTCGATATTGCTTCCCTCTTCGAGGGTCACATAGGCCTTTTTCCGGTTGGCTCGTTTGCCAATGACAGCACCGCGCCGCTTGACCTTTCCGGCTATCTGAACGGTATTGACGTTCTTGACTTTGACATCGAACGCCTTTTCAACCGCCTGCTTGATCTCGATCTTGTTGGCAGCCCGCTCAACCTCGAAAACCACCACCTGACCGACCTCTTTCTGCAGGCTGGTCTTTTCGGTGATCAAGGGCTTGCGGATGATCTGATGCAAAGCTTTCATATCTGCAACGCTCCTTCCAACTGCGAAACGGCGCCCTCGGTCAGAACCAGATGGCGATGTTTCATCAGATCGTAAACATTGACACCTTCGGCACGCAATACTTTGACCGAAGGAAGATTACGCGCGGAAAGCTCCACGACCGGATTCGCCTCGTCAATAACCACCAGCGCACCGTCAAGCTCAAAGCGCTTCAGCACATCCGCAAAGGCCTTGGTGCTGATTTTTTCTAGCTCGATAGCCGAGAGAACCGTCATACGCTCTTCTTTGAAGCGCGCCGAAAGCGCACAACGCAAAGCGGCCTTTTTGACCTTGCGGTTGAGCTTGAACTGATAATCACGGGGCTTAGGCCCAAACGCTGTACCGCCTCCCACAAAGTGAGGCGCACGAATCGTACCCTGCCGCGCATTACCAGTGCCCTTTTGACGATAGGGCTTTTTGCCGCCGCCGGACACTTCGCTGCGCCCCTTGGTTTTGGCAGTGCCTTGCCGCCAGGATGCACGCTGATAACGCACCATCTGGTGAATCAGGTGCTCCTTAACGTCAGCATTGAAAATATCGTCTGAAATCTCGAGATCTGAGACTTTGTTTTTATTGATGTCAAAAACCGGAACAGTTGCCATTGCCTTTCTCCCCAATCCTTCGTCGATTTATTTGGTTTTGATGCCCTGACGGATCGCCACCACGCTGTTCTTGGGACCGGGAATAGCACCTTTAATAAGAAGCAGATTCTGCTCCGGGCGAATCTCCACAATCTGCAGATTCTGGGTGGTCACCCGCTTATTGCCCATTTGACCGGCCATTTTCTTGCCTTTGAACACTCGCGACGGCCAAGCGCTGGCGCCGATGGCACCAGGCGAGCGATGAAACATGGAGCCGTGAGTCGCGCGGCCGCCGGCAAAATTCCAGCGCTTGATAACCCCCTGAAAACCCTTGCCCTTGCTGACACCGCAGACATCCACGATATCGCCAGGAGCAAAAATGTCGCAAGTGATCTGATCGCCGGGCTTGAAGTCATCGACATTTTCGACACCGACTTCACGCAGACAGCTGAAAGCGCCCTGCCCAACCTTTTTGAAGTGCCCCATCATCGGCTTGTTAACCCGTGCGGCATTCTTGGCACCGAAGCCGACCTGCAGAGCATTATAACCGTCGCTATCCACGGTCTTCTTTTGCACGACCACGCAAGGTCCAGCCTCCACAACAGTCACCGCGATGCGACGACCATCCGCCGCAAACACCTGGGTCATGCCCAGTTTTTTACCGAGAATTTCCTTGCTCATAGCATTTACCCTAT
The nucleotide sequence above comes from Geoalkalibacter ferrihydriticus DSM 17813. Encoded proteins:
- the rplN gene encoding 50S ribosomal protein L14; its protein translation is MIQMQTMLDVADNSGARKLCCIKVIGGSKRKYAGIGDIIICSVKEALPNSKVKKGDVVRAVIVRTAKEVGRPDGSYIRFDNNSAVVVNAAGEPVGTRIFGPVARELRARQFMKIVSLAPEVL
- the rplW gene encoding 50S ribosomal protein L23, giving the protein MKALHQIIRKPLITEKTSLQKEVGQVVVFEVERAANKIEIKQAVEKAFDVKVKNVNTVQIAGKVKRRGAVIGKRANRKKAYVTLEEGSNIDFFGV
- the rplV gene encoding 50S ribosomal protein L22 encodes the protein MEASAKLRYARLSAQKARLVVDLIRGRNVQDAFNVLKFSPQKAAGIVSGVVASAVANAEQKGASDVDRLFVKEIFVDQGPVLKRFLPRAMGRASRIRKPTSHITVVLGLK
- the rpsQ gene encoding 30S ribosomal protein S17, with translation MTKQRGNRKTRIGVVVSDKMDKTVVVRVDQVVKHPVYQKYIKRKVTCKAHDEQNSCQIGDKVLIVESRPLSRDKCWAVRQILVKTTNV
- the rplB gene encoding 50S ribosomal protein L2, whose translation is MAIKKFKPTSPGRRHMSSSSYEDITKTTPEKSLVAPLKKSGGRNNHGRITKRHTGGGHKRRFRIIDFRRDKKEIPARVASIEYDPNRSSRIALLQYADGEKRYILAPLGINVGDQVVASDNADIKPGNAMSIRAIPLGTWVHNVELRVGKGGQLARSAGTYAMLAAKEGKYAQLRLPSGEVRLVLQECCATIGQVGNTDHENVKIGKAGRNRWLGKRPQTRGVAMNPVDHPHGGGEGKSSGGRHPVTPWGVPTKGYKTRVNKRTDRFIVRKRK
- the rplD gene encoding 50S ribosomal protein L4, with the protein product MATVPVFDINKNKVSDLEISDDIFNADVKEHLIHQMVRYQRASWRQGTAKTKGRSEVSGGGKKPYRQKGTGNARQGTIRAPHFVGGGTAFGPKPRDYQFKLNRKVKKAALRCALSARFKEERMTVLSAIELEKISTKAFADVLKRFELDGALVVIDEANPVVELSARNLPSVKVLRAEGVNVYDLMKHRHLVLTEGAVSQLEGALQI
- the rplC gene encoding 50S ribosomal protein L3, translating into MSKEILGKKLGMTQVFAADGRRIAVTVVEAGPCVVVQKKTVDSDGYNALQVGFGAKNAARVNKPMMGHFKKVGQGAFSCLREVGVENVDDFKPGDQITCDIFAPGDIVDVCGVSKGKGFQGVIKRWNFAGGRATHGSMFHRSPGAIGASAWPSRVFKGKKMAGQMGNKRVTTQNLQIVEIRPEQNLLLIKGAIPGPKNSVVAIRQGIKTK
- the rpsC gene encoding 30S ribosomal protein S3 — its product is MGQKVHPVGFRLGVIRTWDSRWYAENNYADLVHEDHKLRGYLKKRLYHAGISKIEIERAANKAKINIFAARPGIIIGKKGSEVEALKKELGKLTDKEVFINIQEVRKPEIDAQLVAENVALQLERRVAFRRAMKKSVSQALKFGAQGIKINCSGRLGGAEMSRTEWYREGRVPLHTLRANIDYGFAEAKTTYGIIGVKVLIFKGEVLSQAQQS
- the rpsS gene encoding 30S ribosomal protein S19 — its product is MARSIKKGPYVQECLLRKVDLEGGTTRKSVIKTWSRRSTVIPEFVGHTFAVHNGKKFIPVFITENMVGHKLGEFAPTRTYFGHGADKKGKGKKK
- the rplX gene encoding 50S ribosomal protein L24, with the translated sequence MATNKMHVRKNDMVMITTGKDRGKTGKVQRVFPEKGRLIVENLNVVKRHTRPRAGQGEGGIVEKEAAIQAANVMLVCPGCAKPSRTGKRLLDDGSKARFCKKCNEIVDK
- the rplP gene encoding 50S ribosomal protein L16, whose translation is MLMPKKVKYRKQQKGRMKGAADRGTDLNFGDFGLQAVECGWLTSRQIEAARRAMTRYVKRGGKIWIRVFPHKPLTKKPAETRMGKGKGSPETWVAVVRPGLILYEMQGVREEDAREAFRLAAHKLPMKTKFLAREVAGNEG
- the rpmC gene encoding 50S ribosomal protein L29 yields the protein MKGSDLRGLGIAELEKKNAELSQELFNLRFQLHTGHLEKSSRISQVKKDIARVKTVLAQKQG